From Anastrepha obliqua isolate idAnaObli1 chromosome 3, idAnaObli1_1.0, whole genome shotgun sequence:
aagaagcgatgaactttgtggtggaaaaacgatggagaggcagatctatatgtgtctgcagcgacagcaaagctgcgcttatggccttagacagccctccaaccacatcaggggtagtgaagtcctgtaaatccaggctgaactatgtcggtagacataatagcctgatgctaacatgggtcacGCAGGTaatgagacctctgactccttagctaagatgggctctaagGCCAACTCCTTTGGCCAGAGCCccttttgccactcccttctgcggccatcttAGCCACGGTTAGCATATGGgcactaccacccacaagcgagcttggtaggctgagagaggctgcagatgaactaaactgatgttacctgtcatgtccgatcgactgtcgcaaacccttctgtcattaagcagagaggagtgcagacggctggttggactaatgacgggccactttctgtgggcgaagcacatggagaggttgggcatctcagacagtgtactctgcccagcttgtgaagaggaggatgagacggcggatcacttccCGTGTGTCTGCCCCGTCTTCGcgcgaaaaaaaaacttctaaaaagGGAAATTTCAATGGAAGCAACAGGAACACAAGTTACTAGAGTGTGAATTTTCAAAAGGGCTCACTAGAGTGAGCATTAGGCTAGCATCCTTACatcagcatgaaaaatattgttatgaATCAAATGGAAGCAATAGTTTATTCCGAATTGTCATGCCATAAAGGTGATGATGTCTTAATgtgacaaaattatttcaaataataataagtttCCGACTTTTTAGGCACCTACAAGGGGTGTTAGTTAAAAGAGAAGTTTAAGAAAATaaggcaatatttttttcgcaaacatgacaacgatgaagactacacggtttATTAAGTAATTGCGAGTCGTAGTTTTGTGCATACTTTaatgcaaaagaaatttaaatatgtatgttttataCTGCATGAATATTCGCGGTTCCTTTGTTcagacacagactgtatataatGTGAAAGCAGTATGAAAATCGACAGTACCAAAAATATTCTGTAAATCAGCAACAGCGAAATAACTAGTTTGTAGTTATTTAGAAGGAAACTGACTTTTTGGTGGCATCTATATGTAAAAAGAGTCAAAAATAGCGAACTTATAGTGCATCATAGTTAGTTGAGTTTCCTACAGGGACAATACTAAAAGTGCTGAATGTTTTTACGCCATGTTTTTGTAACATCACTGCTAAATGCTTGACAAGTCATTCtggttattttttgtattatttttagacCACATGTTAGTAAGTTTTTTCAAGCGTGGCATGCGACATGTGAAATTGactaacaaaaaaccaaacgcgTTCGGAAAATGTTAGGCTAGGTGGAGGGGTTCATTTTTTGGAAAGGGGTTTAATGTAAGCTTATGTAATATTTTAGATCATTAAAGAGTTAAGTGAGAGTAGCTGGGCATTGGGGAGTGTATTGAGCCGGCCACTATACTATGCACTATACTATATAAATTTTTAGGATTGTACTGAGACAGCTGTCTGATTAGACAATCGAGATATGAGTAGTCAATGGAATTGAAACCAAAGTTTATTAGGACTAAatccaaattttgaattttgtggacattttcagtagattttttgtttgttttaatcttACATTGCGACTAGCTACCGAGAAAAATATTGCTAGCTAACGAtcgatttgttttgtatttaaaaaatgaggTACATACAACCCTTAACCCTTTCGCTCCGACTTTTAGAGGGGATTTgctcaaactttatttttgagtttttggatACCCATTGGTACTTTATGTGCGTAGAAACAAGATGAAGCTTGTAACTTATGTAGATAACGGTATTTTGAGGTGGGACATATGTGTCCcaacagtatttaaaaatgggaTATATTTGTCCCAACAGGGTACAAACTACACCTAGaaagtagaaacatttttttggtaataacatatgatttgtacttttatttattttatgaatgtgaTGAAGCGAAACATTGTATACAGAATGGCAAATTACAAGCccggcaaataatttttgttcttttctcgactttttgaTTGGCGCATGCTACGCACCGACGTCTTTTAGActgctctatgggtaaatgatcCCCCACATTTGTCATTGATTTGTACCTATTCGATGATCTTCCAGACCGACGGGATCGTTTATATGCGGTAGATTCCTTTCCTTTTTCAATTAGCGACTCAGCAATCTCGACCAGCACTGGTAAGAAGGCAGGTTTCTTCCTATTCAGCTCCGAATATATAACCCAAGTGTTTACAGCAGCCATCATCATGCCacgataaaatacttttttccaccatttatttgattttctgtttataTCATACAATCCCGACATTTGATCTGCCAAGTCCACACCGCCCATTATTGCGCGGTacgtctttacgatgtcagggcATGGAAACTCTGCCTCAGTTCCATATTTCATTTTGCGTCTAACAGTGCTCATTTCAGATGTGTGGCAGTTACTGAGCAGCATTACCTCTTTGACGTACTGCCACTTTACCGCTATGGTACCTGCAATCAAGaaagttacttaaaaaaattaattaaagggtTTTAGTTTGACTTCGTACCCGCCgaattaactttgaaaatagCTTCGCCGCGCTGCAATTTTTCTAGTATTTTCGGAACATTCTTCCGGTTGGACATGCATGTTCCCAAAGCTGGATATTGTATGTTGTTAATAAGATTAACAGTGGTGAAAAAACGATCAAAGCAAAGTGTCACGTCAGGGTTAGAAATCGTTGCTGCAAGATCATTCACAAATCGTTCGCCGAGTGTCCCTTCAAGGACAGATCCTTCTTTTCCACAATAGATACTCATGTCATAGGTGTATCCAGTCAAATAATCGCAGCGAAGCCACGTTTTGATGCCCCGTTTCACTGGCTTGAGTGGCATATATTGCTTGAGTGATGAACACCCTTTGAATTTAGTCATTTGTTCATCGATACTTTGGAAGCTACTATCATCCCGGCAGGCTTTGAAAGTTGTTTTCAAGCAATTCATGAAATCGTGAATGTAATAGGTTTTTCCTGCATCTGCAGGCTTGTCAACTGGAGCAAAATATAGCTTAGACATTATCTGCTCAAAACGATCACGTGATATGGCTGATTTTATAGATTCATTGCTCAATGAGTTATGATTCGACCAGTAGTTTTTAATCGACGGCACATGGTTATACGGCATGATAAACATGCATCCAAGTAATATATCAATTTCACCGGAGTCCgtctcaagaattttttttttgtttcgctccGTTATGGGTATTTTCTTGAGCCTCTCATTAGTACATTGGGCAATGTACAAAGACATGCTTCTTGgaaacaattttcgaaaaatttcgtaGGGGGTTGAGTGGCGCCCaatatttactgcaattttgcattcgcgatggttaaaaaaaaaaataaataattggcgcgtacacttctgttaggtgtttggccgagctcctcctcctatttgtggtgtgcgtcttgatgttgttccacaaatggagggacctacagtttcaagccgattccgaacggcagatatttttatgaggagctttttcatggcagaaatacactcggaggtttgccattgcctgccgaggggcgaccgctataagaaaaatgtttttattaattttgctttcaccgagattcgaactaacgacctctctgtgaattccgaatggtaatcacgcaccaacccattcggctacggcggccgcgaatGGTTACTCACCGATTTTCTGGAAACAAACGACTCATTCGGTGTGCTCCAAATAACCGTGCCTGAGGCTTCCTCACCTCGTGCAGGTTGATCGTCTATGCCACTATTCTCGTCACTCAATCCGGTCTCCTCTGAATCGCTGGAAGAATCGTCATTGCCAATGGTTTTATCTAACTCAGGACTATAAATATCATCACTTCCGTCACTAAAATCAGTTCCTGATTCCATGGATTCATCATCGCCTTCTTGAAGTAATGCACTAATTTGATCGCGATTTAATATGTCCCTATATAAAGCCCTGCTGGGACACATGCATCCCAAAACTAATTTCCgctgaatatttttcacaaaactcttattaaaatatatatttgtacttacCAGTAAAagggcaatatttttctttacaaaaatcaacacttcttataaaaatacgtattatttcaccaaaattacgCGTAAATTTGATGCAATATTAGCGACTGCTCACAAACAAGTGATCAAAACTAAACACGATTGAAACTGTGTGGAATGCGGATAACGGTAAATTGTAAGTACTGTTCGCAGCTACTGATTGTGACATTTTGGTTGAGTTTCTTATGAAAATCGCAAGTGTAAGGGGGAAGTGAACATGCTGTGGGATATCAGTGTCCCAGCAGTAGCGAAAGAGTTAAGGTGGGATTCTGTTTAGTCCACTAAGTGTTGGGGTTTTGTACGCCTCAATCTTCTTTTCCAATTAGTTGGATTAacaagggggcgtccataaattacgtgcgatgtttaaggggggagggggtcgagtcaaatctcatctaatcttacgttggagagaggggaggtctcggcaaatatcacgcaattttttttctgattgaaacaaaaaaattatactattttggtcccttatccagattgtacatgcttaagatttaatcttaagcgtaatcgtagtatgattaagatcattcactaattcgttcgaaggaaaataatttcattcatacttcgacgttatatgtacattactactgtcaaaccaccatatttgttttataccaaatagctcaatttaatatgaatttacggtacagtgcagaccgtcgtttgttttcgcgccactatcagccgaacgcgcgactcgatgaacaagagcgtacgagctgagtggcagcgacacacggacaggttccaaccttctttgtttattcttgtaaatgttttactcgactcagttcatgctcttactaatttaaaatgagttatcaaactttttataacgcatacgtcaaaagatacgtctataaggcgaagaagtcctgccacgacgatctgataaaattatggaatactgcgaagcaaaaattcccgaagaaagaagagttagtacatcacattaaacatgagattgaacggcttctcagggaatctactgagagaaaagttcggtatactttagcattccttcaaaaggtatgttaaatatatatttttttaagaaaatcctttttttatataaagtttattgttacaattaatagcataaaaaaactcTAACAGTgaaattcttaataaaatatgctaaaatcataactacaaaatattagcgcggtcatttccttcactgttttcacataattcaaaatcagcttcttgtgatcagcgatgatgaggatgaagctatgtcgaacactacaccatctaacgtacgtcccactccagcataagatactatgaagaatcagattgctaagctgcatatggagcttgacctaagtgctgcagcgcacgccggagtgatctgcatatgattcttcacgaccgttttctgccacctccatactctatcactcaggttgatggacgtttgacaatttcggactttaaagaacatggcGGAAAGTCATTCGCTCCATTtcgaatacgcctaccgattcaaccgctgaatgccttcatcagcacgccttatgatctctattgcccaagtatacgtgataatttagagaaaagatgctgcagtacatgcggtatttacttcgcatctatcacaagagctgcagagcacaggcgagcagctcacattgcaccagctaagcaagcgcgtatgttccgcaaagtgcgaccctcacggattgtcacaagacgagctaatgagttactgtgcgcaagcgtcaacggcttagagtggatagatcagaacgaagttgaaggagcagatgattttactgaaaatcatatggacatgttggccccaatagtctctctggaaaccgcgcatgattctccatgaattgaattagagtagatattctttttttaatcgcagtagttacgatttaagtcttctattgttaaatttttattacacttataactctcagcaatatttattactagtcttaactaattgtaaataaaagcacgaatcaaattttgttttctctttttacaataacaatccaacgcgtttacataagaaacccacattttgaaaaatctcacgtgagattggggtatgggggagggggttgaataaaatctcacgacatctcaccagggggggagggaggtatagaaaattaaaaaaaaagacatcacgtaatttatggacgccccccaAGGATAGAGGCATCCTCAAAAATGGCAAAGTAGCcgttaatgtaaaaaaaatatatgaaatatatcaaaagagaatacaaattagcTTTACGTTTTCTAGAACAAGAAAAAGAGACTTTAATGCAGGCATTTCTGTGCAATGATTTACCTAAGAAAAACTATCTGTACCGGATACCGACTCAACTTTGTGCAATGGCCCCAAAATGAATGGAAGCAGAAAGAGCATTTACAGGTGCTGGTCTTGCTAAAAAATACCTCTCAATGTCGCCATTAGTATGGCTACGATTGGAGCagagtgtgtttgtgtgtgactaccattgggTAGACTCCCTGGTGCATTTCTATCAAGAAAATGCTCTTCAGGGATGGCTCAAAACTGCTGGTCCTGCCACTTGTGTGACAACATTAAAAAGTAGAGGAATGTAGGTgccaattaaaaatacatacataggcacataaggtttataaattttgtttgtatgtgcaaataaataatatttgtatctgCGAGTCTTTCGAAAGTTTCGTTATAAAAATGGTGATAACTGTCCATGaggtttttacatatattttcgggcacaatttcaaaatttattcgaaCGCCCATgggaataaaatataaagttcACCGTTTGAGTTGAGTGCCTTGTTAAATCAATATATGCGACCTGTTGTATGCAAAATaccatatacgtatgtatgtatatatgtttaatCGCATACACTTACAACTATTTTAGATTCGGCTAGAAATAGCCAGCTCTTTGCTGCACTCCACTCCAATCAATCCACAATCGAAGCGTATCGAATTTCATACGaaaaatttgtgcaaatatattcataaaaaaaacgaaaacgaacaCAAAATACGGTCGaatcaaaaacgaaaaattgtgTTGTTATTGCTTGTGCCAACAGTTTTACTCCCCTTTTCGCTCACATTTATATGCAATCGTTCCGTTGGTATCCAATATGTGACTATTGGCATACTAAACGAATCCCTGCAGCCTTCACTTCGGCACCGCTCTCCCTTGCTTTGCAACACCGTGACCCTTGCCTCACTCCCTTTCGTGGGCAATGCATTTGCCTCTACgtggatttgttttgttttttttttctaacgtCTACCCAACGTTTTGCCAACTGCTCCCAGCAACTTGATAGTTTCTCAATTTTCAAACTATCGAAGGTTATTTTAAGCGTTTGTTCGGTTTATTATGAAGCTTTTTTAATATCTAGTTTTACACCAAACGCTTAAATGCATGCGgaataaaatagttttgaatttaGTTATGttattgttataaaatttgtttaatcggACTCAGTATTTAAGGAGAAGCCATCAAATTCATGAACACAAACATTAACCAAActctaaagtaaaataaaattgaagccTGCCAAATGTATGACCCATTCGAAGTACTTTGCTTCGAAACCCTGTTTTCACATGGAAGGAGCCATCAAACGAAAGAAGTCCGAGGAACCATGAATGTAACAGAGTGCAGTCTACTGGGCCGCCCATTtgcgacggacccatgtgtgaCGAGGCtagtccgcaggcaacaatctttgcgtcaattgaatcttatatgggaataaatgcaaatcaatgcggataattcgttgtaaagtggtccgagcaatgcctaactgctgagaacggcgattttgggatgtccttggcgacgtctcaacactgtcccgtacaagagcaatattctcatccgatcgccttggtcggttttgatttggcctctttggattagaaagagcatcaccagtcgaaaaccttttgtagaaacgtttaatggtgttcttagaaggcgcacttttcgcattatttaattttttatacacacgttgagttttcagaattgacttcttttgttgaatgtgaatttcaacaatttgggagcgctcgcgtggcgtgtactgttccatggtaaaaatctgcttagaCTGACGCTTCTAAcacggtatgtcattaagcgatttgacgtctctgtcaaaagatacagggttgccagatgggtccgtcgaatatgggcaaccctgtaaatATATCTAGGCTTTCTGGATTATTCGAAGAGTAGATTTCATAGCCTCAGACGCAAGAAGCGAGAACAGGAGAAGCGTGAGCGTGAGCTGCTAGAGGAGTacaggggcaggaatgatgctcgaaaattctatcaacaagtcaagcgtctgacacgaggtttcaagaccggagcatcagcctgcagagataaaaacggaaatctggttatggatacacagtccacactgggcatatggagggaacacttctgcaatttacttgctggcgatgacgcacacaattccgacccagtagaagatgacccgataccgccaatcgacgataatttggacgttccaccacctagtcattccgaagtcagagttgccattcagcggctcaagaataacaaagcggcaggcgctgacggcttgcccactgaattgttcaagactggcggcgatgtgctgatagggagcatgcaaaatatggctagcagaaaccatgcccgacgattggaatcccagtgtcctttgtcctgtactgaaggatggtgacccgacgatctgcaccaactaccggggcatcagtcttctaaccatcgGCTGCAAGATCCTGTctagcgtcctatgtggaagacttaatCCGTTTGCCAACACTCTGATCGGGCCTTATTAGTGCGGCTTCAGaagtggtaagtccaccatcgaccagattttcacattacgccaaatcctggaaaagacccatgaaaagcaagtcgacacccatcgtctctttgtcgactataaagctgcgttcgatagtccgataagggattgcctgtacgccaccatgtctgagttcggtataccagcgaagctcatacggctttgcagaatgacgttgagcaacacaaccagctccgtcaaggtaggaaataacctctccgagccattcagtaccgttcgaggtttcagacaaggcgatccactgtcatgcaacctcttcaacttcgtgatggaaggggtgctccgaaaagcaggtgtgcatcgtaatggcactattttctacaaatgtgtccagctctttgcgtacgccgatgacattgacattatcggccgctgtaagcgagatgtcacggctgtgttttctgctatcgagaaggaatcatcacgagtgggtctggcggtgaacgagggtaaaacgaagtatacacatgctgtctacaacgcggaacacacggtTAGCacagtaagcaattgagtagccGAGCCCtttctcgcatgaccaaactgacactttacaagacgctcatcatacccgtgttgctttatggcgcagaggcatgggtagtgtcacaaagcgatgcagccgctcttggggtgttcgagagaaaagttcttcataagatcttcggtcctgtgcgcgttggcgaagactaccgttcaagaatgaaccacgagctgtatgagctctacgccgacattgacgtagttcaacgcatcgccatcca
This genomic window contains:
- the LOC129242185 gene encoding piggyBac transposable element-derived protein 3-like; this encodes MPYNHVPSIKNYWSNHNSLSNESIKSAISRDRFEQIMSKLYFAPVDKPADAGKTYYIHDFMNCLKTTFKACRDDSSFQSIDEQMTKFKGCSSLKQYMPLKPVKRGIKTWLRCDYLTGYTYDMSIYCGKEGSVLEGTLGERFVNDLAATISNPDVTLCFDRFFTTVNLINNIQYPALGTCMSNRKNVPKILEKLQRGEAIFKVNSAGTIAVKWQYVKEVMLLSNCHTSEMSTVRRKMKYGTEAEFPCPDIVKTYRAIMGGVDLADQMSGLYDINRKSNKWWKKVFYRGMMMAAVNTWVIYSELNRKKPAFLPVLVEIAESLIEKGKESTAYKRSRRSGRSSNRSETSDGSGSGWYLDEYTKYFYATGQMANVFLTEVYANLDPAYWLIEGQWRGSSIGICSDSQAARKALANPRCSS